One genomic segment of Brassica napus cultivar Da-Ae chromosome A3, Da-Ae, whole genome shotgun sequence includes these proteins:
- the LOC106441288 gene encoding uncharacterized protein LOC106441288, translating to MGRYSYSQPSSSDPYGDRADSGYSETEELIRRDQAEISLNYGEVATYPPQPEVEFGFPHTCYCGGQPRLATSRTSTDPGRLYYTCDHVDDGDCHVWKWWDVAVMEEMKARENQLFLLEEKVDNLNLMSDLETEEKLVKLEKLVEEKLAKKKSSVIGGVEVVIGVMLIVLVVIGLLIAFK from the coding sequence ATGGGAAGGTACAGCTACAGCCAACCTTCAAGCTCGGATCCGTATGGTGACAGGGCTGACAGTGGGTACAGCGAGACGGAGGAGTTAATCCGTCGTGACCAAGCTGAAATAAGCTTGAATTATGGTGAAGTGGCTACGTATCCTCCGCAACCCGAGGTGGAGTTCGGTTTCCCACACACTTGTTACTGTGGTGGCCAACCACGTTTAGCAACATCAAGAACAAGCACCGATCCAGGGAGACTGTACTACACATGCGACCACGTTGATGACGGCGACTGCCATGTATGGAAGTGGTGGGACGTAGCCgtgatggaggagatgaaggcGAGGGAAAACCAGCTATTTCTATTAGAGGAAAAGGTAGATAATCTTAACTTAATGTCTGACCTTGAGACAGAGGAGAAGCTAGTTAAACTAGAGAAGTTAGTTGAGGAGAAATTAGCTAAGAAAAAATCTAGTGTTATCGGTGGGGTTGAAGTAGTTATTGGTGTAATGCTCATAGTTTTAGTTGTAATAGGTCTGTTGATCGCCTTTAAGTGA